From one Streptomyces sp. ICC1 genomic stretch:
- a CDS encoding 2-dehydropantoate 2-reductase N-terminal domain-containing protein, translating into MRYIIIGAGAIGATIGGRLAEAGGEVVLVARGAHAEALRADGLRLTTADGERVHRLPVVAGPAELGELRPDDVLLLTVKTQDALAALDAWGDAEVAGGGTAAQRLPVLCAQNGVESERLALRRFARVYGVCVWLPATFLEPGVVSALCAPLTGILHIGKAAGGADGRARRIAADLEKAGFGAPVAEDVMRWKHAKLLGNLGNAIQATTGPEPEPAKAALLLRAVREAKAAFEAAGIAYASDAEQAAARDGRVEQPAGVRGGSSWQSLARGTGSVEADYLNGEVVLLGRLHGVATPVNDTLRRAANIFAREGLPPGAMSVEDLTALADEAASRA; encoded by the coding sequence ATGCGTTACATCATCATCGGCGCCGGGGCGATCGGCGCGACCATCGGCGGACGGCTCGCGGAAGCGGGCGGCGAGGTCGTCCTCGTCGCGCGCGGCGCCCACGCGGAGGCCCTGCGGGCCGACGGGCTGCGGCTCACCACGGCGGACGGGGAGCGCGTGCACCGGCTGCCCGTGGTCGCCGGCCCGGCCGAGCTCGGCGAACTGCGCCCGGACGACGTGCTGTTGCTGACGGTCAAGACCCAGGACGCGCTCGCCGCGCTCGACGCCTGGGGCGATGCGGAGGTCGCGGGCGGCGGGACGGCGGCCCAGCGGCTGCCGGTGCTGTGCGCGCAGAACGGCGTCGAGAGCGAGCGCCTCGCCCTGCGGCGCTTCGCCCGCGTGTACGGGGTCTGCGTGTGGCTGCCGGCGACGTTCCTGGAGCCCGGGGTGGTCTCCGCGCTGTGCGCGCCGCTGACCGGGATCCTGCACATCGGCAAGGCCGCCGGCGGCGCGGACGGGCGGGCCCGGCGGATCGCCGCCGACCTGGAGAAGGCCGGGTTCGGGGCGCCGGTCGCCGAGGACGTCATGCGGTGGAAGCACGCCAAGCTGCTGGGCAACCTGGGCAACGCGATCCAGGCGACCACCGGTCCCGAGCCGGAGCCGGCGAAGGCCGCGCTGCTGCTGCGGGCGGTCCGCGAGGCGAAGGCCGCCTTCGAGGCCGCCGGGATCGCCTACGCCTCCGACGCCGAGCAGGCGGCGGCCCGCGACGGCAGGGTGGAGCAGCCGGCCGGGGTGCGGGGAGGGTCGTCCTGGCAGAGCCTGGCCCGGGGCACGGGCTCGGTGGAGGCCGACTACCTCAACGGGGAGGTCGTCCTGCTGGGGCGGCTGCACGGGGTGGCGACGCCGGTCAACGACACGCTCCGGCGCGCCGCGAACATCTTCGCCCGCGAGGGCCTCCCGCCGGGTGCGATGTCCGTCGAGGACCTGACGGCCCTGGCCGACGAGGCCGCGTCGAGGGCGTAG
- a CDS encoding aldo/keto reductase gives MSVHADATFLLGGDLPVRRLGLGTGGLVGDGYWGPRAGRAEARALLRAAVERGVTLIDTADNYGPHLAEELVAEALHPYGERLVVSTKGGVVRTGPDQWHPAGRPEQLRAMCEASLARLRLDRIDLYQLHRFDPAVPAAEQLGTLAELRAEGKIRHIGLNTVTADRLREALETVPVASVQNPYNLLDRSSAELLALCEERGIAFLPYYPLGSGALTRESAAALTTVAAEHGASTGQIALAWLLHHSPVLCPTPGTGSPDHLAENLDAATVRLTPREVALLDALTG, from the coding sequence ATGTCTGTTCATGCGGATGCGACGTTCCTCCTCGGTGGCGACCTGCCCGTACGCCGCCTCGGTCTCGGGACGGGCGGGCTGGTCGGCGACGGCTACTGGGGCCCGCGGGCGGGCCGCGCCGAGGCCCGTGCGCTGCTGCGCGCGGCGGTCGAGCGCGGGGTCACCCTGATCGACACCGCCGACAACTACGGCCCCCACCTGGCCGAGGAGCTGGTCGCCGAGGCCCTGCACCCGTACGGGGAGCGGCTGGTGGTCTCCACCAAGGGCGGGGTGGTGCGCACCGGCCCGGACCAGTGGCACCCCGCGGGCCGGCCCGAGCAGTTGCGGGCGATGTGCGAGGCGAGCCTGGCCAGGCTCCGGCTGGACCGGATCGACCTGTACCAGCTGCACCGCTTCGACCCGGCCGTCCCGGCGGCGGAGCAGCTGGGGACGCTGGCCGAGCTCCGGGCGGAGGGGAAGATCCGCCACATCGGGCTGAACACGGTGACGGCGGACCGGCTGCGGGAGGCGCTGGAGACCGTCCCGGTGGCCTCGGTGCAGAACCCGTACAACCTGCTGGACCGCTCCTCGGCGGAGCTCCTCGCACTGTGCGAGGAGCGCGGGATCGCCTTCCTGCCGTACTACCCGCTGGGCAGCGGCGCCCTGACCCGCGAGAGCGCGGCCGCGCTGACGACGGTCGCCGCCGAGCACGGCGCGTCCACCGGCCAGATCGCCCTGGCCTGGCTGCTGCACCACTCCCCCGTGCTGTGCCCCACGCCGGGCACGGGCTCCCCGGACCACCTGGCGGAGAACCTGGACGCGGCGACGGTCCGCCTGACCCCGCGCGAGGTGGCCCTGCTGGACGCCCTGACGGGCTGA